Proteins co-encoded in one Juglans regia cultivar Chandler chromosome 16, Walnut 2.0, whole genome shotgun sequence genomic window:
- the LOC108984340 gene encoding lysM domain-containing GPI-anchored protein 1-like isoform X4, giving the protein MPDQKPISHNTLCLLLLLSIFANVGLVSSKSTIEPCSNSDSCNALLGYTLYTDLKVSEVASLFQVDPIAILTANAIDISYPDVENHILPSQLFVKIPIACSCVDGIRKSVSTKYKTRPSDTLSSIADSIYSGLVSADQIGEANSVTDPSVLDVGQTLVVPLPCTCFNGTDNALPAIYLSYVVRPVDTLTGIAARYLTTITDLMNVNAMGGTAIKAGDILAVPLPDHGLIVPNGSYAITASHCVQCSCGPGNLKLYCMPSSLAVSCSSMQCRNSNLMLGNTTVQQTSGGCNVTSCSYGGYVNGSIITSLSTSLQPRCPGGQKFPTLIDPPTSVVRDSMFAPSPSPQSDSAGTTPKSSVVPTKAGSLPGLPPAANSPIGSTSHACSLRKSLATFPRALVMLLFVKFLMSMSL; this is encoded by the exons ATGCCAGATCAAAAACCCATCTCCCACAACACTCTCTGCTTGCTGCTTTTGCTCTCAATCTTCGCCAATGTAGGTCTTGTTAGCTCCAAGTCCACCATTGAGCCCTGCTCCAACTCCGACTCGTGCAACGCCCTGCTGGGCTACACCCTCTACACCGACCTCAAGGTCTCCGAGGTGGCTTCCCTTTTCCAAGTCGACCCCATTGCCATCCTCACCGCCAATGCCATTGATATCTCCTACCCGGACGTGGAGAACCACATTCTCCCCTCCCAGCTCTTCGTCAAAATCCCCATCGCCTGTTCCTGCGTCGACGGCATTCGCAAATCGGTCTCCACCAAGTACAAGACCCGCCCCTCTGACACGCTATCGTCCATTGCCGATTCCATATATTCGGGATTGGTCTCTGCCGACCAGATTGGGGAGGCCAACTCGGTGACGGACCCGTCTGTTCTCGACGTGGGGCAGACCCTTGTGGTGCCGCTCCCGTGTACTTGCTTCAACGGGACCGACAATGCCCTGCCTGCTATCTATTTGTCGTACGTGGTGAGGCCGGTGGACACATTAACCGGGATTGCGGCGAGGTATTTGACTACTATTACTGATTTGATGAATGTGAATGCCATGGGGGGTACAGCTATCAAGGCAGGAGATATACTTGCTGTTCCGTTGCCAG ATCATGGCTTGATTGTACCAAATGGAAGCTATGCCATTACAGCGAGTCATTGTGTTCAATGCAGTTGTGGGCCTGGGAACCTCAA ATTGTACTGCATGCCTTCTTCGTTAGCAGTTTCTTGTTCAAGCATGCAATGTCGAAACAGTAACCTCATGCTTGGAAACACCACGGTGCAGCAGACTAGTGGTGGGTGCAATGTTACTTCTTGTAGTTATGGTGGTTATGTCAATGGGTCCATTATCACCAG TTTGTCTACATCTCTTCAACCTCGATGCCCGG GGGGCCAGAAATTTCCTACACTTATAGACCCACCTACGTCAGTGGTACGGGATTCAATGTTTGCGCCTTCGCCTTCACCTCAGTCTGATAGTGCTGGAACAACACCCAAGTCTTCAGTGGTTCCCACTAAGGCTGGGTCACTTCCAGGACTTCCCCCCGCTGCCAACAGTCCTATTGGGAGTACTTCTCATGCTTGCTCCTTGAGGAAGTCGTTAGCCACTTTTCCACGTGCACTTGTCATGCTTTTGTTTGTCAAGTTCTTAATGTCCATGTCATTGTAA
- the LOC108984340 gene encoding lysM domain-containing GPI-anchored protein 1-like isoform X5, whose translation MSDKKPVFQNTLCLLLLLSISANVGLVTCKSTIEPCSNSGSCNALLGYTLYTNLKVSEVASLFQVDPIAILNANAIDISYPDVENHILPSQLFLKIPIACSCVDGIRKSVSTKYKTRPSDTLSSIADSIYSGLVSADQIGEANSVTDPSVLDVGQTLVVPLPCTCFNGTDNALPAIYLSYVVRPVDTLAGIAARYSTTITDLMNVNAMGSTAIKAGDILAVPLPDHGLIVPNGSYAITASHCVQCSCGPGNLKLYCMPSSLAVSCSSMQCRNSNLMLGNTTVQQTSGGCNVTSCSYGGYVNGSIITSLSTSLQPRCPGGQKFPTLIDPPTSVVRDSMFAPSPSPQSDSAGTTPKSSVVPTKAGSLPGLPPAANSPIGSTSHACSLRKSLATFPRALVMLLFVKFLMSMSL comes from the exons ATGTCAGATAAAAAACCCGTCTTCCAGAACACTCTCTGCTTGCTGCTTTTGCTCTCAATCTCGGCCAATGTAGGTCTTGTTACCTGCAAGTCCACTATTGAGCCCTGCTCCAACTCCGGCTCGTGCAATGCCCTGCTGGGCTACACCCTCTACACCAATCTCAAGGTTTCTGAGGTGGCATCCCTTTTCCAAGTCGACCCCATTGCCATCCTGAACGCCAATGCCATTGATATCTCCTACCCGGACGTGGAGAACCACATTCTCCCCTCCCAGCTCTTCCTCAAAATCCCCATCGCCTGTTCCTGCGTCGACGGCATTCGCAAATCGGTCTCCACCAAGTACAAGACCCGCCCCTCTGACACGCTATCGTCCATTGCCGATTCCATATATTCGGGATTGGTCTCTGCCGACCAGATTGGGGAGGCCAACTCGGTGACGGACCCGTCTGTCCTCGACGTGGGACAGACCCTTGTGGTGCCGCTCCCGTGTACTTGCTTCAACGGGACCGACAATGCCCTGCCCGCTATCTATTTGTCGTACGTGGTGAGGCCGGTGGACACATTAGCCGGGATTGCCGCGAGGTATTCGACCACTATTACTGATTTGATGAATGTGAATGCCATGGGGAGTACAGCTATTAAGGCAGGAGATATACTTGCTGTTCCGTTGCCAG ATCATGGCTTGATTGTACCAAATGGAAGCTATGCCATTACAGCGAGTCATTGTGTTCAATGCAGTTGTGGGCCTGGGAACCTCAA ATTGTACTGCATGCCTTCTTCGTTAGCAGTTTCTTGTTCAAGCATGCAATGTCGAAACAGTAACCTCATGCTTGGAAACACCACGGTGCAGCAGACTAGTGGTGGGTGCAATGTTACTTCTTGTAGTTATGGTGGTTATGTCAATGGGTCCATTATCACCAG TTTGTCTACATCTCTTCAACCTCGATGCCCGG GGGGCCAGAAATTTCCTACACTTATAGACCCACCTACGTCAGTGGTACGGGATTCAATGTTTGCGCCTTCGCCTTCACCTCAGTCTGATAGTGCTGGAACAACACCCAAGTCTTCAGTGGTTCCCACTAAGGCTGGGTCACTTCCAGGACTTCCCCCCGCTGCCAACAGTCCTATTGGGAGTACTTCTCATGCTTGCTCCTTGAGGAAGTCGTTAGCCACTTTTCCACGTGCACTTGTCATGCTTTTGTTTGTCAAGTTCTTAATGTCCATGTCATTGTAA
- the LOC108984340 gene encoding lysM domain-containing GPI-anchored protein 1-like isoform X2, whose protein sequence is MSDKKPVFQNTLCLLLLLSISANVGLVTCKSTIEPCSNSGSCNALLGYTLYTNLKVSEVASLFQVDPIAILNANAIDISYPDVENHILPSQLFLKIPIACSCVDGIRKSVSTKYKTRPSDTLSSIADSIYSGLVSADQIGEANSVTDPSVLDVGQTLVVPLPCTCFNGTDNALPAIYLSYVVRPVDTLAGIAARYSTTITDLMNVNAMGSTAIKAGDILAVPLPACASNFPRYSSDHGLIVPNGSYAITASHCVQCSCGPGNLKLYCMPSSLAVSCSSMQCRNSNLMLGNTTVQQTSGGCNVTSCSYGGYVNGSIITSLSTSLQPRCPGGQKFPTLIDPPTSVVRDSMFAPSPSPQSDSAGTTPKSSVVPTKAGSLPGLPPAANSPIGSTSHACSLRKSLATFPRALVMLLFVKFLMSMSL, encoded by the exons ATGTCAGATAAAAAACCCGTCTTCCAGAACACTCTCTGCTTGCTGCTTTTGCTCTCAATCTCGGCCAATGTAGGTCTTGTTACCTGCAAGTCCACTATTGAGCCCTGCTCCAACTCCGGCTCGTGCAATGCCCTGCTGGGCTACACCCTCTACACCAATCTCAAGGTTTCTGAGGTGGCATCCCTTTTCCAAGTCGACCCCATTGCCATCCTGAACGCCAATGCCATTGATATCTCCTACCCGGACGTGGAGAACCACATTCTCCCCTCCCAGCTCTTCCTCAAAATCCCCATCGCCTGTTCCTGCGTCGACGGCATTCGCAAATCGGTCTCCACCAAGTACAAGACCCGCCCCTCTGACACGCTATCGTCCATTGCCGATTCCATATATTCGGGATTGGTCTCTGCCGACCAGATTGGGGAGGCCAACTCGGTGACGGACCCGTCTGTCCTCGACGTGGGACAGACCCTTGTGGTGCCGCTCCCGTGTACTTGCTTCAACGGGACCGACAATGCCCTGCCCGCTATCTATTTGTCGTACGTGGTGAGGCCGGTGGACACATTAGCCGGGATTGCCGCGAGGTATTCGACCACTATTACTGATTTGATGAATGTGAATGCCATGGGGAGTACAGCTATTAAGGCAGGAGATATACTTGCTGTTCCGTTGCCAG CCTGCGCATCTAATTTTCCAAGATATTCCTCGGATCATGGCTTGATTGTACCAAATGGAAGCTATGCCATTACAGCGAGTCATTGTGTTCAATGCAGTTGTGGGCCTGGGAACCTCAA ATTGTACTGCATGCCTTCTTCGTTAGCAGTTTCTTGTTCAAGCATGCAATGTCGAAACAGTAACCTCATGCTTGGAAACACCACGGTGCAGCAGACTAGTGGTGGGTGCAATGTTACTTCTTGTAGTTATGGTGGTTATGTCAATGGGTCCATTATCACCAG TTTGTCTACATCTCTTCAACCTCGATGCCCGG GGGGCCAGAAATTTCCTACACTTATAGACCCACCTACGTCAGTGGTACGGGATTCAATGTTTGCGCCTTCGCCTTCACCTCAGTCTGATAGTGCTGGAACAACACCCAAGTCTTCAGTGGTTCCCACTAAGGCTGGGTCACTTCCAGGACTTCCCCCCGCTGCCAACAGTCCTATTGGGAGTACTTCTCATGCTTGCTCCTTGAGGAAGTCGTTAGCCACTTTTCCACGTGCACTTGTCATGCTTTTGTTTGTCAAGTTCTTAATGTCCATGTCATTGTAA
- the LOC108984340 gene encoding lysM domain-containing GPI-anchored protein 1-like isoform X3 — MPDQKPISHNTLCLLLLLSIFANVGLVSSKSTIEPCSNSDSCNALLGYTLYTDLKVSEVASLFQVDPIAILTANAIDISYPDVENHILPSQLFVKIPIACSCVDGIRKSVSTKYKTRPSDTLSSIADSIYSGLVSADQIGEANSVTDPSVLDVGQTLVVPLPCTCFNGTDNALPAIYLSYVVRPVDTLTGIAARYLTTITDLMNVNAMGGTAIKAGDILAVPLPACASNFPRYSSDYGLIVPNGSYAITASHCVQCSCGPGNLKLYCMPASLAVSCSSMQCRNSNLMLGNVTVQQTGGGCNVTSCSYGGYVNGSIITSLSTSLQPRCPGGQKFPTLIDPPTSVVRDSMFAPSPSPQSDSAGTTPKSSVVPTKAGSLPGLPPAANSPIGSTSHACSLRKSLATFPRALVMLLFVKFLMSMSL, encoded by the exons ATGCCAGATCAAAAACCCATCTCCCACAACACTCTCTGCTTGCTGCTTTTGCTCTCAATCTTCGCCAATGTAGGTCTTGTTAGCTCCAAGTCCACCATTGAGCCCTGCTCCAACTCCGACTCGTGCAACGCCCTGCTGGGCTACACCCTCTACACCGACCTCAAGGTCTCCGAGGTGGCTTCCCTTTTCCAAGTCGACCCCATTGCCATCCTCACCGCCAATGCCATTGATATCTCCTACCCGGACGTGGAGAACCACATTCTCCCCTCCCAGCTCTTCGTCAAAATCCCCATCGCCTGTTCCTGCGTCGACGGCATTCGCAAATCGGTCTCCACCAAGTACAAGACCCGCCCCTCTGACACGCTATCGTCCATTGCCGATTCCATATATTCGGGATTGGTCTCTGCCGACCAGATTGGGGAGGCCAACTCGGTGACGGACCCGTCTGTTCTCGACGTGGGGCAGACCCTTGTGGTGCCGCTCCCGTGTACTTGCTTCAACGGGACCGACAATGCCCTGCCTGCTATCTATTTGTCGTACGTGGTGAGGCCGGTGGACACATTAACCGGGATTGCGGCGAGGTATTTGACTACTATTACTGATTTGATGAATGTGAATGCCATGGGGGGTACAGCTATCAAGGCAGGAGATATACTTGCTGTTCCGTTGCCAG CCTGCGCATCTAATTTTCCAAGATATTCCTCGGATTATGGCTTGATTGTACCAAATGGAAGCTATGCCATTACAGCGAGTCATTGTGTGCAATGCAGTTGTGGGCCTGGGAACCTCAA ATTGTACTGCATGCCTGCTTCGTTAGCTGTTTCTTGTTCAAGCATGCAATGTCGAAACAGTAACCTCATGCTTGGAAATGTCACGGTGCAGCAGACTGGTGGTGGGTGCAATGTTACTTCTTGTAGTTATGGTGGCTATGTCAATGGGTCCATTATCACTAG TTTGTCTACATCTCTTCAACCTCGATGCCCGG GGGGCCAGAAATTTCCTACACTTATAGACCCACCTACGTCAGTGGTACGGGATTCAATGTTTGCGCCTTCGCCTTCACCTCAGTCTGATAGTGCTGGAACAACACCCAAGTCTTCAGTGGTTCCCACTAAGGCTGGGTCACTTCCAGGACTTCCCCCCGCTGCCAACAGTCCTATTGGGAGTACTTCTCATGCTTGCTCCTTGAGGAAGTCGTTAGCCACTTTTCCACGTGCACTTGTCATGCTTTTGTTTGTCAAGTTCTTAATGTCCATGTCATTGTAA
- the LOC108984340 gene encoding lysM domain-containing GPI-anchored protein 1-like isoform X1 — MPDQKPISHNTLCLLLLLSIFANVGLVSSKSTIEPCSNSDSCNALLGYTLYTDLKVSEVASLFQVDPIAILTANAIDISYPDVENHILPSQLFVKIPIACSCVDGIRKSVSTKYKTRPSDTLSSIADSIYSGLVSADQIGEANSVTDPSVLDVGQTLVVPLPCTCFNGTDNALPAIYLSYVVRPVDTLTGIAARYLTTITDLMNVNAMGGTAIKAGDILAVPLPACASNFPRYSSDYGLIVPNGSYAITASHCVQCSCGPGNLKLYCMPASLAVSCSSMQCRNSNLMLGNVTVQQTGGGCNVTSCSYGGYVNGSIITSLSTYLQPRCPGGQQFPTLIDPPTSVVRESMFAPSPSPSSQSDGAGTTPKSSVVPTTTGSLPGFPPASSPIGSTSHACSLRKSLATSPFALVLLLFVKFLLSMSL, encoded by the exons ATGCCAGATCAAAAACCCATCTCCCACAACACTCTCTGCTTGCTGCTTTTGCTCTCAATCTTCGCCAATGTAGGTCTTGTTAGCTCCAAGTCCACCATTGAGCCCTGCTCCAACTCCGACTCGTGCAACGCCCTGCTGGGCTACACCCTCTACACCGACCTCAAGGTCTCCGAGGTGGCTTCCCTTTTCCAAGTCGACCCCATTGCCATCCTCACCGCCAATGCCATTGATATCTCCTACCCGGACGTGGAGAACCACATTCTCCCCTCCCAGCTCTTCGTCAAAATCCCCATCGCCTGTTCCTGCGTCGACGGCATTCGCAAATCGGTCTCCACCAAGTACAAGACCCGCCCCTCTGACACGCTATCGTCCATTGCCGATTCCATATATTCGGGATTGGTCTCTGCCGACCAGATTGGGGAGGCCAACTCGGTGACGGACCCGTCTGTTCTCGACGTGGGGCAGACCCTTGTGGTGCCGCTCCCGTGTACTTGCTTCAACGGGACCGACAATGCCCTGCCTGCTATCTATTTGTCGTACGTGGTGAGGCCGGTGGACACATTAACCGGGATTGCGGCGAGGTATTTGACTACTATTACTGATTTGATGAATGTGAATGCCATGGGGGGTACAGCTATCAAGGCAGGAGATATACTTGCTGTTCCGTTGCCAG CCTGCGCATCTAATTTTCCAAGATATTCCTCGGATTATGGCTTGATTGTACCAAATGGAAGCTATGCCATTACAGCGAGTCATTGTGTGCAATGCAGTTGTGGGCCTGGGAACCTCAA ATTGTACTGCATGCCTGCTTCGTTAGCTGTTTCTTGTTCAAGCATGCAATGTCGAAACAGTAACCTCATGCTTGGAAATGTCACGGTGCAGCAGACTGGTGGTGGGTGCAATGTTACTTCTTGTAGTTATGGTGGCTATGTCAATGGGTCCATTATCACTAG TTTGTCTACATATCTTCAACCTCGATGCCCCG GGGGCCAGCAATTTCCTACACTTATAGACCCACCTACTTCAGTGGTACGGGAGTCAATGTTTGCGCCTTCTCCTTCGCCTTCATCTCAGTCTGATGGTGCTGGAACAACACCCAAGTCTTCAGTGGTTCCGACCACGACTGGGTCACTTCCTGGATTTCCCCCTGCCAGCAGTCCTATTGGGAGTACTTCTCATGCTTGCTCCCTGAGGAAGTCGTTAGCCACTTCTCCATTTGCACTTGTCTTACTTTTATTTGTCAAGTTCTTACTGTCCATGTCATTGTAA